The following proteins are encoded in a genomic region of Paenibacillus sp. FSL R7-0273:
- a CDS encoding glycoside hydrolase family 2 protein: MINSGRYTAKLDSGWKFQHDPQNQGEREGWHNAGLPAPVTVSVPHTWNVQEALEEFRGAGWYEQQLEAPEEWAGRRFRLFFEGAYRDTDIWVNGTLAGTHYNSGYTPFETDITPYILAGGNNRLVIRVDNRNSDTALPVSNSFDWADDGGLIRPVTLVVTGSTAVEQLRVEPKVSFSADDKPAGGTVAAQIKLCEPPAAAVQAEIKVYRNEVIVWQGTEEIAAGALAWSFAEIGLDEVELWHFDHPHLYELEIVLTAGDGIQDRLVRSFGFREIVVEGHQLLLNREPVRLMGVEWMPGSHPEAGMAEGAEELTAMLVRLKEANCIITRFHWQQGNELLDWCDRNGLLVQEEIPHWQQPAEPGKDTRLLALSQAKEMIASHSHHPCIFAWGMGNELDGQSTVTNGYMKELKEEFLQLDSTRLVNYVSNTLQLQPASDATGAGDMLMWNDYIGTWHGDLDEEEVIRQIIADHPDKPLVVAEYGLCEPAFEGGDARRTRILREKTAIYRRYPAFAALIYFSLNDYRTQMGEEGTGRFMQRVHGSVDLYNQAKPSYAALREESSPIVLAGEPVWKDGGLELTLECRNDIPSYAVRGYSLKAAVPDGEVISQLLPDLAPGEVRTVHVELPEGAGSASGANDGAARTAALSILRPTGFSVLELQL; encoded by the coding sequence TCGGGCTGGAAGTTCCAGCACGATCCTCAGAACCAGGGCGAACGGGAGGGCTGGCATAACGCCGGCCTGCCGGCTCCCGTTACGGTCTCCGTTCCCCATACCTGGAATGTGCAGGAGGCGCTTGAGGAGTTCCGCGGCGCAGGCTGGTATGAACAGCAGCTGGAGGCCCCGGAGGAATGGGCTGGCCGCCGGTTCCGGCTTTTCTTCGAAGGAGCTTACAGAGATACGGATATCTGGGTAAACGGCACACTGGCCGGCACCCATTATAATTCGGGCTATACGCCGTTTGAGACGGATATTACACCGTATATTCTGGCCGGCGGGAACAACAGGCTGGTGATCAGAGTGGATAACCGGAACAGTGATACGGCTCTCCCTGTGAGCAACAGCTTTGACTGGGCGGATGACGGCGGGCTGATCCGGCCGGTAACGCTGGTGGTGACGGGCAGCACAGCGGTAGAGCAGCTGCGGGTAGAGCCCAAGGTCAGCTTCAGCGCCGACGACAAGCCTGCAGGCGGAACGGTAGCTGCACAGATTAAGCTGTGTGAGCCGCCGGCTGCTGCTGTCCAGGCGGAGATTAAGGTGTACCGCAATGAAGTCATAGTCTGGCAGGGGACAGAGGAGATTGCAGCCGGGGCCTTAGCCTGGAGCTTTGCCGAAATCGGGCTGGATGAAGTGGAGCTATGGCATTTTGACCATCCGCATCTGTATGAGCTTGAGATTGTCCTGACTGCGGGCGACGGGATACAGGACCGGCTTGTCCGTTCCTTTGGCTTCCGCGAGATTGTGGTAGAGGGCCATCAGCTGCTGCTTAACAGGGAACCGGTACGGCTGATGGGCGTGGAGTGGATGCCCGGCTCACATCCGGAGGCGGGAATGGCAGAGGGGGCTGAAGAGCTTACAGCCATGCTGGTCAGGCTTAAAGAAGCCAACTGCATCATCACCCGCTTCCACTGGCAGCAGGGCAATGAGCTGCTGGACTGGTGCGACCGCAACGGCCTGCTGGTCCAGGAGGAGATTCCGCACTGGCAGCAGCCGGCTGAACCGGGGAAAGACACCCGCTTGCTTGCTTTGAGCCAGGCTAAAGAAATGATTGCCAGCCACTCGCATCACCCGTGCATCTTCGCCTGGGGAATGGGCAACGAGCTGGACGGCCAATCGACGGTAACGAACGGGTATATGAAGGAGCTTAAAGAGGAATTTCTGCAGCTTGATTCAACCCGGTTGGTGAACTATGTAAGCAATACGCTGCAGCTTCAGCCGGCGTCCGATGCCACGGGGGCAGGCGATATGCTGATGTGGAATGATTACATCGGCACCTGGCATGGCGATCTTGATGAGGAAGAGGTTATCCGGCAGATCATCGCTGATCATCCGGACAAGCCGCTTGTTGTAGCGGAATATGGATTATGCGAACCGGCCTTTGAGGGCGGGGATGCCAGAAGAACAAGGATATTGCGTGAAAAAACAGCGATTTACCGGCGTTATCCGGCGTTTGCAGCGCTCATCTATTTCAGCCTGAACGATTACCGCACACAGATGGGTGAGGAGGGAACCGGCAGGTTCATGCAAAGAGTCCATGGCTCCGTTGATCTGTATAACCAGGCGAAGCCCTCCTATGCCGCTCTGCGCGAGGAATCTTCACCGATCGTGCTTGCCGGGGAGCCGGTATGGAAGGACGGCGGGCTTGAGCTGACGCTGGAGTGCCGGAATGACATTCCGAGCTATGCGGTGAGAGGATACAGCTTGAAGGCTGCTGTACCGGACGGTGAGGTGATCTCGCAGCTGCTTCCTGATCTCGCACCGGGAGAGGTGCGGACGGTGCATGTGGAGCTGCCGGAAGGTGCCGGCAGTGCCAGCGGAGCTAACGATGGTGCTGCCCGTACTGCGGCGTTGTCCATACTCCGTCCTACCGGCTTCAGTGTGCTGGAGCTGCAGCTGTAG
- a CDS encoding Gfo/Idh/MocA family oxidoreductase: protein MNRPITFGIIGSGWRAEMYLKLTELLPQQFQVSGALIRNPAKYQQLIAKHKLTVYSSVEQLAAESDFVVLAVSKSAAAPLLLELAALNIPVLAETPTASTPAEYELLRSLALSSPRIQVAEQYPLLPHHQARTAYIRTGGLGQIAHVQVSVAHGYHGISLIRRWLSVTGTACDITARRVVLPIMDFSYRGRAAADSLKTEQQDIAIMVFPSGQSAVLDFTRSQYFSPLRSNRVLIRGSHGEIRDNEIIRRLSPEETEYLDIMRVQSGQEGSLDSLGLRELRAGGHSLFRNPFAAAPLSDEEIGIGQALLNMAEFLHTGVSSYTLADALTDVRLAFAVDEAIASGNSVTVGNELEADK from the coding sequence ATGAACAGACCTATTACATTCGGCATTATCGGCAGCGGCTGGCGGGCGGAGATGTATCTCAAGCTAACTGAGCTGCTGCCTCAGCAGTTTCAGGTAAGCGGTGCCCTGATCCGTAATCCGGCAAAATATCAGCAGCTGATCGCGAAACATAAGCTTACTGTATATAGTTCGGTAGAGCAGCTTGCGGCCGAGAGTGATTTTGTGGTGCTGGCGGTGTCCAAATCAGCGGCTGCGCCGCTGCTTCTGGAGCTGGCGGCTTTGAACATACCTGTGCTGGCTGAAACGCCTACTGCCTCTACTCCGGCTGAATATGAGCTGCTGCGCTCTCTTGCCCTTAGCAGCCCGCGGATTCAGGTGGCCGAGCAATATCCGCTGCTGCCGCATCATCAGGCGAGAACCGCCTATATCAGAACAGGCGGGCTGGGGCAGATCGCGCATGTTCAAGTCTCGGTAGCACATGGCTATCACGGCATCAGCCTGATCCGCAGGTGGCTCTCCGTCACGGGCACAGCCTGTGACATTACAGCCCGCCGGGTAGTGCTGCCCATTATGGACTTCTCCTACCGGGGGCGTGCAGCAGCGGATAGCCTGAAGACGGAGCAGCAGGATATTGCCATCATGGTCTTCCCCTCCGGCCAGAGTGCCGTGCTTGACTTTACCCGCTCCCAGTACTTTTCACCGCTGCGTTCAAACCGCGTCCTGATCCGCGGGTCGCACGGGGAAATCCGCGATAATGAGATCATCCGCCGGCTCAGCCCGGAAGAGACGGAATATCTGGATATTATGCGGGTTCAGAGCGGTCAGGAGGGCAGTCTGGACAGTCTGGGTCTGCGTGAGCTGCGGGCCGGCGGGCACAGCCTGTTCCGCAACCCTTTTGCCGCTGCCCCGCTTTCTGATGAAGAGATCGGGATCGGACAGGCGCTGCTGAATATGGCTGAATTCCTGCATACGGGAGTCTCCTCCTATACGTTAGCAGATGCCTTGACGGATGTGCGGCTGGCGTTCGCGGTCGATGAGGCTATTGCGTCGGGGAATAGTGTAACTGTGGGGAATGAGCTGGAAGCTGATAAGTAG
- a CDS encoding undecaprenyl-diphosphate phosphatase: MENLVTWLKYLLLGIVQGVTEPIPVSSSGHLIIAQRLLGMKQNGLSFEILTNTASLIAIMFIFRNDIKSLITGAYRYLQTRRAEHKADFMFCLYIVIGTIPAAVAAVLFKDTIERIFTSVHTVSISLLVTGVALWLIRNLRGQKRDGNLTVKDALIVGLAQAVALIPGISRSGSTVIASIAVGMKQETALKFSFMLYIPISIGGLILGASDIANDPNRAQLAIPYVIAFLTTLVATYYAMRWFIGIMAKGNLIYFSYYCFAVGTLLLIFL, encoded by the coding sequence ATGGAAAACTTAGTAACCTGGCTAAAATATCTGCTGCTCGGGATTGTCCAGGGGGTAACAGAGCCGATCCCCGTCTCTTCAAGCGGACACCTGATTATCGCGCAGCGTCTGCTGGGCATGAAACAGAACGGGCTGTCGTTTGAAATACTGACCAATACCGCTTCGCTGATCGCTATCATGTTTATTTTCCGTAATGATATCAAATCGTTAATCACAGGCGCTTACCGTTACCTGCAGACACGCCGTGCAGAGCATAAGGCTGATTTCATGTTCTGCTTGTACATTGTTATCGGTACAATCCCGGCTGCCGTTGCTGCCGTTCTGTTCAAGGACACTATAGAGCGGATATTCACTTCAGTACATACTGTCTCTATCAGCCTGCTGGTTACAGGGGTTGCCCTGTGGCTGATCCGCAATCTCCGGGGGCAAAAGAGGGACGGAAACCTTACCGTAAAGGATGCGCTGATTGTCGGCCTGGCTCAGGCAGTGGCCCTGATTCCCGGCATCAGCCGCTCCGGCTCGACAGTGATTGCGTCCATTGCAGTCGGCATGAAGCAGGAAACGGCATTGAAATTTTCCTTCATGCTATATATTCCGATCAGCATCGGGGGCCTCATTCTGGGGGCATCCGATATCGCGAACGATCCGAACCGGGCGCAGCTGGCTATCCCCTACGTCATCGCTTTCCTTACTACGCTTGTGGCCACCTATTATGCAATGCGCTGGTTTATCGGCATTATGGCTAAAGGCAATCTGATCTACTTTTCGTACTACTGCTTTGCGGTCGGCACGCTTTTACTGATTTTCCTCTAA
- a CDS encoding DedA family protein, translating into MTQWITEFILFFKDLSYAGIVIALSFEFVPAELVLPLAGYWVYLGDMKLVLTILAGTVGGTFGPLTLYAIGRFGGRPFIEKYGKYIFIRPHHLVASDRFFEKYGSGVAFYGRFIPGVRTLISVPCGMAKMNVLKFSIYTFLAMLPITSLYVYLGYKLGAQWEHVDEIIKPYIIPTALVFILCFGCYVLLKRFRNRQA; encoded by the coding sequence ATGACTCAATGGATCACAGAATTCATCCTGTTCTTCAAAGATTTGTCGTACGCCGGTATAGTCATCGCCCTGTCCTTTGAATTTGTACCTGCTGAGCTCGTTCTGCCGCTGGCGGGCTATTGGGTTTATCTCGGAGACATGAAGCTGGTTTTAACGATACTGGCGGGCACAGTCGGAGGAACCTTCGGTCCTTTAACGTTATATGCAATCGGCCGGTTTGGCGGAAGACCCTTTATTGAAAAATACGGCAAGTATATCTTCATCCGCCCTCATCATTTAGTGGCATCCGACCGTTTCTTCGAGAAATACGGCAGCGGTGTGGCTTTTTACGGGCGTTTTATCCCCGGGGTCAGAACCCTGATCTCCGTACCTTGCGGTATGGCTAAGATGAATGTGTTAAAATTCAGTATCTATACCTTTTTGGCTATGCTGCCTATCACTTCATTGTACGTTTACCTGGGGTATAAGCTGGGCGCCCAATGGGAGCATGTGGACGAGATTATCAAGCCTTATATCATTCCGACAGCCCTTGTTTTCATTTTGTGCTTCGGATGCTACGTCCTTTTGAAGCGATTCAGAAACAGACAGGCTTAA
- a CDS encoding PTS sugar transporter subunit IIB, with amino-acid sequence MIRIVLVCSAGMSTSLMVKKMQEAAQASGQEVSIQATAGEALANITDGIDVLMLGPQVAYMRKDYEQRYVPKGIKVDVINTIDYGRMNGEKVLARALELAAN; translated from the coding sequence ATGATCAGAATCGTACTTGTATGCTCAGCAGGAATGTCCACCAGTCTTATGGTCAAAAAAATGCAGGAGGCTGCCCAGGCTTCCGGCCAGGAGGTAAGCATCCAGGCTACAGCCGGTGAAGCGCTGGCGAACATCACGGACGGAATCGATGTGCTGATGCTCGGACCGCAGGTTGCTTATATGAGGAAGGATTATGAGCAGCGCTATGTTCCCAAAGGGATTAAGGTTGACGTTATTAACACGATCGATTACGGCAGAATGAACGGTGAAAAGGTTCTGGCCAGAGCGCTGGAGCTGGCGGCAAATTAA
- a CDS encoding PTS lactose/cellobiose transporter subunit IIA encodes MDYLEKIMTLIAMSGSARSKAMEALMLAKQNELVSAGELLDAAATEIRSAHKIQTQLIQEEAGGTRQDITLLMIHAQDHLMNAMTVKDMAKEFISLYERLPQTN; translated from the coding sequence TTGGATTATCTGGAAAAAATCATGACCCTGATTGCGATGTCCGGCAGCGCCCGCAGCAAAGCTATGGAAGCGCTGATGCTCGCCAAACAAAATGAGCTGGTGAGTGCGGGCGAGCTGCTCGACGCTGCCGCCACCGAAATAAGAAGTGCGCACAAAATTCAAACCCAGCTGATTCAGGAGGAAGCCGGCGGAACCAGGCAAGACATTACCCTGCTGATGATCCACGCCCAGGACCATCTGATGAATGCAATGACGGTGAAGGATATGGCCAAGGAATTTATCAGTCTGTACGAACGCTTACCGCAAACCAACTAA
- a CDS encoding BglG family transcription antiterminator, with the protein MYPRLATILSCLIDADNPVKGEWLAGETGVTSRTVRNDIKLLNDLLSRNGAHIHTVRGAGYELRISDPPVFGGWSRQQLTASPGPFVSPADRTTYIIRTLLLAEGYLKIEELADLLYVSTSTIQNDLKDVKAALGTHGLELQKRPNYGLQISGREFPLRLCMFEAFKTFASDTDTASPVTNELFTAQEVTRIRDLVISSMRRYHLAFSDTGLNGLVVHILIAAKRIREGHPVSGLPDGFSALEHTQEAAAVLDLTNRLELDGMIFPPAETAYLTMLLLGTERLPAAGKDISRAVEAMDREYYTYARDMVDEMDEALGLGIHDDTELIWSLGMHLKPALNRIRMDMMIKNPMLESIKSAYPLAFQAGIIGAALLERSTGLLISEHEIAYIALHIGAALERVKGQDLHKKCIIVCSSGLGSAQLLYQKLSKLTGSRLEVLGTFGSYNLSMAPLDRIDFIISTVPLAFNPGVPVVVVHPLLNEEDLNSINSLMLSGNSTAVAYIRPELTFLKQSFESRDEIIAFLCSKLTGLQLADDHFVELVKQREAVSSTAYGNLTAIPHPLIPQTLETFWVICTLQKPVLWGTKRVQFVCLLCVSGKEKQDLTGMYNVLMQVTESYELVQQLTAADSFQEISNIFFRSQTEKHSV; encoded by the coding sequence ATGTATCCAAGACTTGCAACCATCCTAAGCTGTTTGATTGATGCGGATAATCCGGTTAAAGGGGAATGGCTGGCCGGGGAGACCGGGGTTACTTCGCGGACAGTGCGTAATGATATTAAACTCCTGAATGATCTGCTGTCCCGAAATGGCGCACACATTCATACCGTAAGAGGGGCTGGGTATGAGCTGAGGATTTCTGATCCACCCGTATTCGGCGGCTGGAGCCGGCAGCAGCTCACCGCTTCGCCGGGACCGTTTGTTTCACCTGCAGACAGGACTACTTATATAATCAGAACGCTGCTGCTTGCAGAGGGCTACCTCAAAATTGAAGAGCTGGCGGACCTGCTGTATGTCAGTACCTCAACCATTCAGAATGATTTGAAGGATGTAAAGGCTGCACTTGGCACACACGGGCTCGAACTTCAGAAAAGGCCGAACTACGGCCTGCAAATAAGCGGCCGGGAGTTTCCGCTGCGGCTTTGCATGTTTGAGGCGTTTAAGACCTTTGCTAGCGATACGGATACTGCTTCCCCGGTCACCAACGAACTGTTTACGGCGCAGGAAGTCACCCGCATCCGCGATCTGGTCATCTCCAGCATGCGGAGGTATCACCTGGCTTTTTCCGATACCGGACTGAATGGCCTTGTTGTCCATATTCTAATCGCTGCCAAACGTATCCGGGAAGGACATCCGGTTTCCGGGCTGCCGGACGGCTTCTCAGCGCTTGAGCATACACAGGAGGCAGCAGCCGTACTCGACCTGACAAACAGGCTGGAGCTGGACGGTATGATCTTTCCCCCGGCAGAAACGGCCTATCTGACCATGCTTCTGCTGGGAACAGAAAGGCTGCCCGCTGCAGGCAAGGACATAAGCCGGGCTGTCGAGGCTATGGACAGAGAATACTACACGTATGCCCGGGACATGGTTGATGAAATGGATGAGGCACTGGGCCTGGGCATCCATGACGATACTGAGCTGATATGGAGCCTGGGAATGCATCTCAAGCCTGCGCTGAACCGGATCCGCATGGATATGATGATAAAGAATCCGATGCTGGAATCGATCAAGTCTGCGTATCCGCTCGCTTTTCAGGCAGGAATTATAGGAGCAGCATTACTCGAAAGGAGCACCGGGCTCCTCATATCCGAGCATGAGATTGCCTATATTGCACTCCACATTGGGGCAGCATTGGAACGTGTTAAGGGACAGGACCTGCACAAGAAATGCATCATTGTCTGCAGCTCGGGCCTGGGCAGCGCGCAACTGCTGTACCAGAAGCTCAGCAAGCTGACAGGCTCAAGGCTGGAAGTGCTCGGCACCTTCGGTTCCTATAATCTGAGCATGGCACCGCTTGACCGGATTGATTTCATTATAAGCACGGTACCACTGGCCTTTAACCCGGGCGTTCCGGTGGTTGTGGTGCATCCGCTTTTGAATGAAGAGGATCTAAACAGCATAAACAGCCTTATGCTCTCCGGTAACAGCACTGCGGTAGCCTATATCCGCCCGGAGCTGACCTTTCTTAAACAAAGCTTTGAGTCAAGAGATGAAATCATAGCCTTTCTGTGTTCGAAGCTGACCGGACTGCAGCTGGCAGATGACCATTTTGTTGAATTGGTGAAGCAGCGGGAAGCTGTCTCTTCTACAGCCTATGGTAACCTTACGGCCATTCCGCACCCGTTGATCCCGCAGACGCTAGAGACCTTCTGGGTCATCTGCACGTTACAGAAACCGGTATTATGGGGAACTAAACGGGTACAATTTGTCTGCCTGCTCTGTGTTTCGGGCAAGGAAAAGCAGGACCTGACGGGGATGTACAATGTTCTGATGCAGGTGACTGAAAGCTATGAGCTTGTGCAGCAATTGACCGCGGCGGATTCCTTCCAGGAGATATCCAATATTTTTTTCCGCAGCCAAACGGAAAAACATTCGGTTTAG
- a CDS encoding GntR family transcriptional regulator, producing MRKKPLYQKIYQQIKEDIQNGKYKPGEQIPTEKELMELFEVSRLTAKNAMNLMAEEGWINRVSGKGSFVSELAAQPPAPAEARSSRLIGLILAGFSDSYGTELLRTIISELNQKGYHCILKISNESQELETEYLDELIAIGVEGIIILPVQAEFHNPALLKVTLSNFPVVLMDRKLAGLSVPYVGSNNKEVAGRITSQLLTSGHHKICVISHNNVNNSSINDRIDGIKEAYMSNQVLLDTQLWLLDLETSYWNLTDVQGLETDYQKIYQKIAEKPEITCFFALDYLSGQILWNALERAGRKIPEDYSLLGFDGPPDNFLSPSYSRIIQNQKEIAVNAADLLIQLISSKQFDSKEMIISTHYLDNQTVRSLAE from the coding sequence TTGAGAAAAAAACCATTGTATCAAAAAATCTATCAGCAAATAAAAGAAGACATCCAAAATGGAAAATATAAACCCGGTGAACAGATTCCTACTGAAAAAGAGCTGATGGAGCTCTTTGAGGTCAGCAGGCTGACAGCCAAAAATGCCATGAACCTTATGGCCGAGGAAGGCTGGATTAACCGTGTCTCGGGAAAGGGGAGCTTTGTCAGCGAGCTTGCCGCGCAGCCTCCGGCCCCGGCCGAAGCGCGGAGTTCCAGGCTGATCGGCCTTATTCTGGCTGGCTTCTCAGACAGCTACGGTACGGAACTGCTCCGGACCATCATCAGTGAGCTGAATCAGAAGGGGTATCACTGTATCCTGAAGATCTCTAATGAATCTCAGGAGCTGGAGACCGAATATCTTGATGAGCTGATCGCCATCGGTGTAGAAGGAATCATTATTCTTCCGGTTCAGGCTGAATTCCACAATCCCGCCCTGCTCAAGGTTACGCTGAGCAATTTCCCGGTTGTGTTAATGGACCGCAAGCTTGCCGGCTTGTCCGTCCCTTATGTCGGCAGCAACAACAAAGAGGTAGCGGGCCGGATAACCAGCCAGCTGTTAACCTCAGGCCACCATAAAATCTGCGTTATTTCTCATAATAATGTGAATAACTCGTCCATCAACGACAGAATCGACGGCATTAAAGAGGCGTATATGAGCAATCAGGTGCTGCTTGATACCCAGCTATGGCTGCTGGATCTTGAAACCTCCTACTGGAACCTTACAGATGTGCAGGGGCTAGAGACGGATTATCAGAAGATATATCAGAAAATTGCCGAGAAGCCGGAGATTACCTGTTTCTTTGCGCTTGATTACCTCAGCGGACAGATTCTCTGGAATGCCCTGGAGCGGGCCGGCCGAAAAATCCCGGAGGATTACAGCCTGCTCGGCTTTGACGGCCCGCCGGATAATTTCCTGTCCCCTTCCTATTCCCGGATCATCCAGAATCAGAAGGAGATCGCTGTAAATGCAGCAGACCTGCTGATTCAGCTGATTAGCTCCAAACAGTTTGATTCCAAAGAGATGATCATCAGTACACATTATCTGGACAATCAGACTGTCAGAAGCCTTGCTGAATAA
- a CDS encoding glycoside hydrolase family 125 protein — protein sequence MTLIDEKTCAIGKEGWGSQFQNCFSDTLLRTLNIQEDGSVYLVTGDIPAMWLRDSTAQIQPYLVLAQTNEIFQTLLAGLVQKQCEYILIDPYANAFNEAPNGNGHQTDKTAMSPWVWERKYEVDSLCYPVKLAYLLFEQTGYTGHFNESFLQAAKEIVRVFRQEQHHESSDYSFERFGARPEDTLTNDGRGTPVGYTGMTWSGFRPSDDACRYGYLIPANMFAVVILTHLEELVARFYQEELFVQEISRLRDEIRSGIEQYGIVQDEQTGRKMYAYEVDGLGNYTLMDDANVPSLLSAPYLGYCSKEDELYVNTREFLLSPRNPYYYTGSVASGIGSSHTPDQYIWPIALCIQGLTATAKDEKARILDIVAGTTAGTMQCHESFDVNDESRYTREWFSWSNMMFCQLLLDYLDIR from the coding sequence TTGACGTTAATTGATGAGAAGACCTGTGCTATCGGCAAGGAGGGCTGGGGGAGCCAGTTCCAAAATTGTTTTTCAGACACACTGTTGAGAACGCTTAACATTCAGGAAGACGGCTCAGTATATCTGGTTACCGGGGATATTCCGGCGATGTGGCTAAGAGATTCTACTGCGCAGATTCAGCCGTATCTGGTGCTTGCCCAAACCAATGAAATCTTTCAGACTCTGCTGGCCGGGCTTGTGCAAAAGCAGTGCGAGTACATCCTGATTGACCCCTATGCGAATGCTTTTAACGAGGCGCCGAACGGGAACGGTCATCAGACGGATAAGACGGCAATGTCACCCTGGGTCTGGGAGCGCAAATATGAGGTGGATTCCTTATGTTATCCTGTAAAGCTTGCTTATCTGCTGTTTGAGCAGACCGGGTATACCGGGCACTTTAATGAAAGCTTTTTGCAGGCAGCTAAAGAGATTGTGCGGGTCTTCAGGCAGGAGCAGCATCATGAAAGCTCGGACTATTCCTTTGAACGGTTCGGGGCACGGCCGGAGGATACACTGACAAATGACGGGCGGGGTACGCCGGTCGGATATACAGGAATGACCTGGTCGGGCTTCCGGCCAAGTGATGATGCCTGCCGCTACGGGTATCTGATTCCGGCGAATATGTTCGCAGTTGTCATACTGACGCATCTGGAGGAGCTCGTTGCCCGCTTTTATCAGGAGGAATTATTTGTTCAGGAGATTAGCCGGCTGCGTGATGAGATCCGCTCAGGTATTGAACAGTACGGAATTGTACAGGATGAGCAGACCGGCCGGAAAATGTATGCCTATGAAGTGGACGGTCTGGGCAATTACACGCTGATGGATGATGCCAATGTTCCCAGCCTGCTATCAGCTCCCTACCTGGGTTATTGCAGTAAAGAGGATGAGTTGTATGTGAATACCCGGGAATTTCTTTTAAGCCCAAGGAATCCGTATTACTATACCGGAAGCGTAGCGTCGGGAATTGGCAGCTCACATACACCGGATCAGTACATCTGGCCGATTGCCTTATGTATTCAAGGGCTGACTGCAACAGCTAAGGATGAGAAAGCGCGAATTCTGGATATTGTGGCAGGAACAACGGCTGGGACGATGCAGTGTCATGAGAGCTTTGATGTGAATGATGAGAGCCGGTATACCCGTGAGTGGTTCTCCTGGTCCAATATGATGTTCTGCCAGCTGCTGCTGGATTATCTGGATATTAGATAA
- the celB gene encoding PTS cellobiose transporter subunit IIC, whose protein sequence is MSKVQTFLEERIAPFAGRIGQVKQLVAIRDGISYIMPLIIIGSIALILNSLPIEAAWYQNFMNEGGWAERLGLIVNGTFGLIGLLAAFTIAYSLANQYSLDGMSVGILSLSAYMLSTPNIFTAENAAGIPLALMGSKGLFVAIVIAIISTEIFRFVIKKNLVITLPDGVPPAVGRSFTALIPGFFIIVFFAAISWILAATGIGSLHDLVQTVLGKPLGMLGGTIFGAIIYDLLISVFWLTGIHGGNIMGGIMNPIWMQKMDENRLALQAGQELPNIFTQPFFDVFVHMGGAGTVFALAVCLFLFSKSQQNKSIGRLSITPAAFNIGEPLMFGVPVVLNPIMFIPFILAPIAMVVLTYFAMATGLVPKTNGVSVPWTMPPVISGYLATSSLRGSIMQLVNLAVSVLIYYPFFRAMDKQFILEEKKGEAQA, encoded by the coding sequence ATGAGTAAGGTGCAAACATTTCTGGAAGAACGGATTGCTCCGTTTGCCGGGAGAATCGGACAAGTTAAACAGCTGGTAGCTATTCGTGACGGTATATCCTATATCATGCCGCTTATTATTATCGGGTCAATTGCCCTTATTCTAAACAGCTTGCCGATTGAGGCTGCATGGTATCAGAATTTCATGAATGAAGGCGGATGGGCGGAGCGCCTGGGGCTCATTGTTAACGGGACATTTGGTCTGATCGGGCTCCTGGCTGCCTTTACTATTGCTTACTCGCTCGCGAATCAATATTCTTTAGATGGGATGTCCGTCGGTATTTTATCGTTGTCCGCGTATATGCTTAGCACCCCTAATATTTTTACAGCTGAGAATGCAGCGGGTATTCCGCTCGCTCTAATGGGAAGCAAGGGCTTGTTTGTGGCTATTGTGATTGCGATTATCTCCACAGAAATTTTCAGATTTGTCATTAAAAAGAACCTTGTCATTACCCTGCCGGACGGAGTTCCGCCTGCTGTCGGCAGATCGTTCACCGCACTGATTCCGGGTTTCTTCATTATAGTATTCTTCGCTGCGATCAGCTGGATTCTTGCAGCAACAGGAATCGGCAGCCTGCACGATCTGGTGCAGACTGTTCTGGGTAAGCCGCTGGGCATGCTGGGCGGTACGATCTTCGGCGCTATCATCTATGATCTGCTGATTAGCGTGTTCTGGCTGACCGGGATACACGGCGGCAACATTATGGGCGGTATTATGAACCCGATCTGGATGCAGAAAATGGATGAGAACCGGCTGGCACTTCAGGCCGGGCAGGAGCTGCCTAATATTTTCACCCAGCCGTTCTTTGATGTCTTTGTGCATATGGGCGGTGCAGGTACGGTATTTGCGCTTGCTGTCTGTCTGTTCCTGTTCAGTAAAAGCCAGCAGAATAAATCGATCGGCCGGCTTAGTATTACGCCTGCAGCCTTCAATATCGGAGAGCCGCTGATGTTCGGCGTGCCAGTCGTGCTCAATCCAATCATGTTCATTCCGTTTATTCTGGCACCGATTGCCATGGTTGTCCTGACGTATTTTGCAATGGCGACGGGGCTTGTTCCCAAAACCAACGGTGTATCGGTACCTTGGACCATGCCGCCGGTCATCAGCGGATATCTGGCTACAAGCAGCCTGAGAGGCTCCATTATGCAGCTGGTTAACCTTGCGGTCTCAGTACTTATCTATTATCCGTTCTTTAGGGCAATGGATAAACAATTCATTCTGGAAGAAAAGAAAGGGGAGGCCCAGGCATGA